Below is a genomic region from Acetobacter ghanensis.
GCTATGGCCTCCAGCACCGGCCCCTTGGGTGTGGCCTGCATGGCCAGTTGTGCGGAATCTGCCGCAACCACAACCCCCAGCACCGCCGGGCGCACGGCATACCCTACGGCCTGACGGGGCTGCACAGCCGCCTCCACCTGCCGCGTTGTGCCCACAAACAGCCGCCCTCCGGTTGCGGGGTCTGGTATGGTGACCACCTGCCCCGGCTGGGCCTGCGCAAACAGCACACGCCCCGGCTCCGGCTGTAGGTGCGTGGCAGGCAGGGTGGCGGGGGCGTGGCAACTCCCCTGCCCCGCCTTACGGGCAACACACAGCAGCCAGCCAGCCTTCTGCCGTTCCACCACGAGGGTGGGATGGTCCGGCAGATACAGCCGCAGAAGCGTGGCGCCGTTAAGGGCTATGCTCTCACGCCGGTCAAACAGGCTGCCATCCCCCGGCAGGTGGAACAAGGCAGGCAGGGCACGGTCCACCACCACCATAAGCTCCGCCCCGGACCAGAACGCCGCCAACCCGGTGTTGCCATCGCACGGCAGGAACAGGCTGGGGTCTGCCTGCGGCACAACACGCGGCAACGCATCCGCCTGCACGCTGGTCACTGGCAGGGCGTGCAGCCCGTCCGACCGGGGCACATCCTGCACGGCCGGGGCGGACTGGCTGGCCGGATGGGTGCGCAGGGGGGCCGTATATGCGCAGGGCCCCGTGGCAACCAGCCCTACGCAGGCCGCGCCTGCCAGCAACCCTATGGCCAAATGCCGCCGGTCTTCTCCCCTCCTGTCTGCCACGTGCCCTGTCTGCCCTTATAACGTTGCGCGTAACCCGGCCTGCGCCCCCATTGGTGTGCGCATGGCCGAACATCTGCCCGGTGTTTAGCCCAGCATGACAAAAACAAACATGGGCTGCTAGAACAGATGCGTGTTTTAGCCCGCATCCCCCAGCCCCGCCCCTCTTACAGGAGCCGCTCCTTGCTTGACCGTTTCACCAGTATGCAGGTTTTTGTTAAGGTGGTGCAGGTTGGCAGCTTTAGTGCTGCAGCCCGTGCGCTGGCCCTCTCCCCCACTATGGTCACCAAGCATGTCACCGCGTTGGAAGACCGGCTGGGCGTAACGCTGTTCCGCCGCAGCACACGCCACCTCTCGCTCACCGAGGCGGGGCGCCTGTTCCTTGAAGGTGGGCAGCGTATTCTGGCCGACATGGAAGAAGTGGAACTGGCCGTAACCGAACAGCGGCGCGAGCCACGCGGCCACCTGCGGCTGAATGCCCCTGTCTCCTTCGCCATACGGTATGTGGCCCCTTATCTGCCGGAATTCAGCCGACTGTACCCACACGTAACGGTGGAACTGGGCCTGAACGACCGCACCGTGGACCTGATAGACGAGGGCTGGGACCTAACCCTGCGCATACGCAAAATGCCCGCTAGCACCCTACGCAGCCGCAGGCTGGCCACCATTCGTATGGTCGTGTGCGCCGCCCCCGCTTATCTGGACCGCGCAGGCACCCCCACCCATGTGGAGGAACTAAGCCAGCACGCCTGCCTTGGCTACACACTCAGCGGCACCAACAGCGCCAACCGCTGGAGCTTTGGTGAACGGGGAGAAAAAACCGTGTCCGTTTCCGGCCCACTTAGCGCCAATAACGGAGATGTTCTGCGCGAGGCCGCACTAGCCGGGGCGGGCATAGTGTACCAGCCCGTGTTTGTTGTGAGCGAGGAACTCCGCG
It encodes:
- a CDS encoding LysR substrate-binding domain-containing protein, which codes for MLDRFTSMQVFVKVVQVGSFSAAARALALSPTMVTKHVTALEDRLGVTLFRRSTRHLSLTEAGRLFLEGGQRILADMEEVELAVTEQRREPRGHLRLNAPVSFAIRYVAPYLPEFSRLYPHVTVELGLNDRTVDLIDEGWDLTLRIRKMPASTLRSRRLATIRMVVCAAPAYLDRAGTPTHVEELSQHACLGYTLSGTNSANRWSFGERGEKTVSVSGPLSANNGDVLREAALAGAGIVYQPVFVVSEELRAGRLRALALDMPPVPGPDLHAVYAPGINLPLKTRAMIDFLTQCYAPTPPWEQALGNTL